The proteins below are encoded in one region of Synechococcales cyanobacterium T60_A2020_003:
- a CDS encoding aromatic ring-hydroxylating dioxygenase subunit alpha yields MDGTSTATARSLDVRQLGINPNHWYAVAIAAEVKTKPVKATLWGEDIVVYRDAAGQVHALDDRCPHRQVKLSEGAVKGNNLECAYHGWQFDANGQCTEVPYLAENQKLPTCRIRVYPVVEQDGFVWVFPGDPAIAPQRYPLPLPEWDHLNYIVSLSVIRCENHYSYLIENLMDMYHGHLHDNYQAWASAKLLDMVETGDRVDAHYEAQSYYRIDKIWSVSQLFIPALRQLHPEPLDVSYIYPNWSATLGNDFRICCLFCPVSETRTVAFLLHFTSLNAFHRLHKLPIPFRRFVKNSLFGAANKLLDGLVEQDVVMMEQEQQAYLRNPRLRNYELNPALAAVQRLIRNQAIEAIASTASSLGADE; encoded by the coding sequence ATGGATGGGACTTCAACCGCCACTGCGCGATCGCTCGACGTACGCCAACTGGGCATTAACCCCAACCACTGGTATGCGGTGGCGATCGCCGCTGAGGTTAAAACCAAGCCCGTGAAGGCCACCCTGTGGGGCGAAGATATTGTGGTGTATCGGGATGCCGCCGGACAGGTTCACGCGCTGGACGATCGCTGTCCCCATCGCCAAGTAAAGCTGAGCGAAGGGGCTGTAAAAGGGAACAACCTAGAGTGTGCCTATCATGGCTGGCAGTTTGACGCTAACGGTCAGTGTACCGAAGTCCCCTATCTCGCTGAGAATCAAAAACTGCCCACCTGCCGCATTCGAGTCTATCCGGTGGTGGAGCAAGATGGATTTGTTTGGGTCTTCCCCGGAGATCCGGCGATCGCCCCGCAAAGATACCCCCTCCCCTTACCGGAATGGGATCATCTCAACTACATCGTGAGTCTCTCCGTCATCCGCTGCGAGAATCACTATTCTTACCTGATCGAAAACCTGATGGACATGTACCACGGCCATCTCCACGACAACTATCAGGCATGGGCGTCTGCAAAGCTGCTGGATATGGTGGAAACGGGCGATCGCGTCGATGCCCACTACGAAGCCCAAAGCTATTACCGCATCGACAAAATTTGGTCGGTATCGCAACTGTTTATTCCGGCTCTACGCCAACTCCATCCCGAACCCCTAGATGTGAGCTATATCTATCCCAACTGGTCCGCAACCCTGGGAAACGACTTCCGCATCTGCTGTCTCTTTTGTCCGGTCAGTGAAACTCGCACTGTCGCTTTCTTACTCCATTTCACCTCCCTCAACGCCTTTCACAGACTGCATAAGCTTCCGATTCCCTTCCGTCGCTTTGTCAAAAATAGTCTCTTTGGAGCCGCCAACAAGCTGTTAGATGGGCTGGTTGAACAGGATGTCGTGATGATGGAACAAGAGCAGCAAGCCTACCTCCGCAATCCCCGCCTCCGCAACTATGAACTGAATCCAGCCCTGGCAGCGGTTCAGCGCTTAATCCGGAATCAGGCCATCGAGGCGATCGCGTCTACCGCGTCATCCTTGGGAGCGGACGAATAA